AAGAAACTAGATGGCTTATTTGTTGACATTAAAGGAAGGATACTAATGGCTTTAAGTCTTTTATTCTGCTTTTGAAAGATCTCATCTCATTCAGCAAGTacgtgtgctttttttttttttttaagattttatttattgagagagagtgtgcaagtgagagagagagagaaagcatgagcagtggggaggggcagagggatggggagagagacaaacagactccctgctgagcagagagcctgctgtggggcttgatcccaggaccaaccccaggatcatgacctaaagcaatgcttaaccgactaagccacacaggcacccctaggtGTGCTTCTTTAAACACTGTAAGGGGAAGTAggtggaaggagaaaggggagaaaaaaaaaaaaaaaacattgtgagGAAACCTCTGTATATCACCAAAGAAGTAGCTGTAGGGAATAAATGTATGGCTTACTCCCTCTTGAAAATGTATTTGAGGGTGCCTGGATGAATAatttggttaagcacctgactcttggttttggctcaggtcatgatctcatgggttgttagatagagccccacctcaggctctgtgctcagggaggaatctgcttgagattctctccctctgcccctcccgccaaTCATATGcgctctccctctaaaataaacaaatgtttaaaattagaaaaaagaaagtctatgtgagggcagcccgggtggctcagcggtttagcgccaccttcagcccagggcctgatcctggagaccccagatcaagtcccacgtcgggctccctgcatggagccttcttctccctctgcctgtgtctctgcctctctctctctgtctctctctgtctctcatgaataaataaataaaatattttttaaaaagtctatgtgACCTTAAGTTAGGCAAAGAATTCTTAGCTACAAACACAAAAAGCATGAtagataacaaaaaaaattataaatcatacTTAGCCAATTTCTTAAACTTCTGCAGTTCAAAAACATCGAGAAAATataagacaagccacagactgggaggaaatatttgtaaattatattttgataaagcACTTGTATCTAGAATTGTATATCTAGAAATATACGTTAAGACCTCTTACAACTCAAGTAgaaaactcagtttttaaaatgggcaaaatacttgAGTAAACATTTCACCAAGGATATACAAATGGgttaataagcacatgaaaagatgctcaacctcattagtctttagagaaattcaaatgaaaaccacagggAGATACTACTTCATAACCTCTAGAATCACACATAATAACAGGTACTGATAAGGGTGCAGAGAAACTGGAGCCCTCATTACATTACTGATGGCACATAAAATGGTGTGGCTATATTAGAACATAGCttgagtttcttaaaaagttaaacataattTATCATATAATCCAGTGACTCCACTCCTAAGTTATttcacaagagaaatgaaaatatatgtccacacaaaggtttttcacaaatattcacagcagcattattcacaatagctccAAACTGggaacaatccaaatatccatggtgactgaataaacaaaaaggagTATATTCACAATAGGATATTAtccagtaataaaaaggaacctgtgatacatgctacaacatgcatgaatttcaaaaacataatgctaagtgagagaagctaGACACCAAGACcacatatggtatgattccatttatatgaaatgtacagaaatgtaaaagatacagatacaaaaaattagtggttgcctgggactGAGAGTGGGAATGGGAATTCATTGCAaatgagaaacagactcttgtgaggatggaaatgtttaaaaaaataaataaaggattgtGGTGATGACTGCACAACTCTAAATGTAGTAAAGATCACTGATATCTATACTTCAAgtggatgaattttatggtatgttaATAATACCTCTcaataaagttctttttaaaaatatattgggtgcctgtggtgcctgggtggctcagtcggttaagcctctgactcttggtttcagctcaaatcatggtctgaaggtggtgagattgagcccgacatagggctctgtgctggatgtagagcctgcctaagattctctcctctgccccccatTACTGATGGCACATAAAATGtgctctaaaaatttaaaaaaaaaaaaaattttggtgcctggctggctcaatcaagcacacaactcttgacctcaaggttgttgaattcaagccccatgttgggtgtagagagtacttaaacacaaaatctttaaaaataaataaataacccagcaattgcactgttggggatttaccccaaagattcagatgcaatgaaacgccgggacacctgcaccccgatgtttctagcagcaatgtccacaatagccaaactgtggaaggagcctcggtgtccatcgaaagatgaatggataaagaagctgtggtttatgtatacaatggaatattactcagccattagaaacgacaaatacccaccatttgcttcaacgtggatggaactggagggtattatgctgagcgaagtaagtcaatcggagaaggacagtgtatgttctcattcatttggggaatataaataatagtgaaagggaatataagggaagggaaaagaaatgtgtgggaaattatcagaaagggagacaatataaagactcctaactctgggaaatgaactaggggtggtggaaggggaggagggcggggggggtgaatgggtgacgggcactgagggggacacttgacgggatgagcactgggtgttattctgtatgttggtaaattgaacaccaataaaaattaatttattaaataaaaaaataaaaataaataaaaatttgttgttaagatacctttattaaaaaaaatagtggggcacctgatgtctcagtcagaagagcatgtgactcttgatctcaaggtcatgagttcaagccccacactggatgtagaaaggagttaaaaaaaaaaaaaaaagaacttagaaaaatagtaacttcACCGTGGAGAAACTTGACAACACCTTCACCAAATGATCAGTTAACATCACCAGAAATGGGACAAACCAGTTTTATGTGCCTCCCAATATGATTTATTGAAAATACACTATCATTTCCAGGGTATTCCTACCCAAAAACATCATACCAAATTACAACaaaaggaaacatcagacaaactcaAATTGAGGGTCATTccacaaaataaatatcaatgtcccattaaatcaaagaaagactGAGGAACTATTCCAGATTAAAGGAAGGGACATGACTGAACATGATACATTGtccaaattttaaaactcattttgtgggggttttttggttttttgcaaTACAGGACGTTGAGATTATATGGATAAAGTGTGTATTAAATCACAGCACTGTATCAATGTTACTATTCTGATTTTGATGGCTGTACTGTGGTTATTTAAGAGAATGTCATTTTTCCATCATGTCCATGATTTACTCTCAAACAGTTCAGGGGGataaaatgaacacacacacatagacaatacaaatgtggtaaaatgttaacatctgCTGAGAGAAGAATATATGAGACTTGTTTGTTCTGTTCTTGCAAAGTTCCTATAAATCTGAAATTACATTAAAACAAGCTAAAAGCAGTGCATGTATGCTGTAGTTACATAATTAGTGTGTAATTGCATGGGagtaaatattagaaatacaaataGATTTGACAAAATGATAAGAATATGAGGTTTCCATGGCAGAGCCAGATCATTTACCCTCTTGGGCACTCAGGTTTTGTTCACAGGTGCATTGTTTAAACAATCGGAGGACTCAGTTGCCAAGAAACAGTCTCTCTCCCAGCTCACTAGCCTGACAGCAAACAAATCTACCAATACCAGTGCACCTGTCCTTGGACCAAGGCGCAATTTCCTACATGGCTTCTCTCATCTCAAGGTCTCCCCGTATTTTGCCAAAATCATTTCCACACTAAATTTCTTATTCTGCATCTCCTATTTGCTTTTCCAAGACATTCCAAGACTTGAACGAGGTCTTAGTCACAAGGAGAAAGGCTATGCACTAAATCCCTTTAGGATCATGGGAACTTTAAAGATGTGAAGGAAGGACTTTGTTTCCCCCAAAGTTCCTGAATTACTTTTGCAATCATGGCCCGAGACAGGTAGCATTACCATTATCTGGGAGTTTGTTAGAAATTCAAATGCCTGGGCCCCAACTTGGACCTACTGAGCCAGAGTCTGCTGGGGGTAGGGTCCTGCaatgttttaacaagctctctgGCTGATTCTGGTGCTTGCTCAAGTGTGAGGAGTGTGAGGCTACATCCTGTCATTAGACAACTAGGCAGAGAAATAGCTGTTACTGAGCTGCATTCAAAGACCCCCTAAAacctgaatgtatttttttaagattctatttattcatgagagacatcggAAGacggaggagaaacaggctcatgcagagcctgatgtgggacttgatcccaggactccaggatcacaacctgagtggaaggcagacgctcaaccactgagccacccaggcgtccctaaaaccTGAATATCTTGAAGTCTTTCTTCCAAAAGTTAccgcttctcttttcttttgaataaggGGCGTACGTGGGAACTGAAAGGGCTGTGTGCACAGATGATCCCTGAGGACAGACCAGGGAGCAGTGAGTGAGGCTGCCCTGTAGCAGCGCACATGGCCTATCCAGTTCCAAACTGCCTTGGAAGTCTGCTCCAAGCTCTGGCATATCAGGCTGCTTCAAGGATTTCCTAGGGCAGACTTTCTGTAAAGGGCtctatttttctgtaaatacaAGCCATATAGTTTGTCACAATATTCAAATCTGCCATCATGACTCAAAAACAGGCACGGAAGATACGTAAACTGGTGGGTACGCTGTGTGCCAGTAAAGCCTACCAAATAGAGGCAGCAGGCTGCATTCGCCCCAACGTCTCAAAGTCTGCTGACCCGTGTCCTCGGGAATCAGAGGCCTGGGGTTCTAATCTGATGTGAAAACCCCGAGGTCACTCTAGACCTGCCCCTGAGAACACCCTCAAATGACAATCTGAGATACCGCCCTAGGTTTCTAGGCCAGAAACCTCCATATCGAGCCCTAGCCCCTGCCTGGCTTCCACGGGGTAGGGCCAGCTCTGGTGAAGCATGTTCCTGCATCTCTCCCTCCAGGAAAGCCTGACCCGGGAATGCGGTACGGGCAGAAAGCAGCATGGGCCGAAAGCCTTGGTCAAATCCACCAAGCACAGGAACCACGTTTCAGTTCAGCGCAAAATACTCGTGatgcttaccttttttttttttttagaggtatCAGCCAGTGCTCACTTTGAAAGGCTTTAAAAGTTATATAGCTTATGTGTTAAGATTTTACAAGTAGTTGAAACTTTCAAGCTTCAAACAAAAAAGCACATATTCCGCTATATTCTGATTCAAAAGCTATTTCATCCTTacacaataaataattattttaaaatggacacATCCAGTTAGTGCAAGGGACTTAACAAGACATCTTATATTGAATCAAACGTGTTGCATTTCTTTCAAATACATTTCTTGCCTAACAAAACCCGAGGTGTGCTGCCACCTGTGCAGAGTCTTGCAATTCTAATGTTCTTGTGCTATTGTTTCATGTGATGCTATCCCTGCCATAGTTCCCTTATTTATTAGCACTCATAATCCACATCTTTGATTTTACCAAAACAATGGagaacacaaacacaaacacacaaacacacttgtGTGCCTCTGAAATCTTGTAATATCATGGATTTaacattcaaaacattttatgaaGGAATAAAAACGAAGTGTTATTTCAGTCGATGCATCCATAGGTCTTGGCCTCTCATTGGGAAGCTGCAAGATGTCCTTGAATAAGATCCTGAACACGGGACAGAATAATCTCATTAGGACTGCTGCAATTTTCTGGACCATAGGGTGGTTCTATTGTCAGAACCCCAGCCACACACAAAGTCCTTCGTGAatctccctgctcagtgatgGGGATGTGGTTCTTCTCGAGCCATTTCTTTAggctgttctttctcttctccagatCCTCAGGGCTGTAGGCCTTGCAGTCTCCAGACATGAACAAATGTTTCAGCTTCTCTCTCACTCCATGGTCCCCTTCGTTCACAGTTTCAACAGTCTGCACAGCATGGCCCATAATTCCAGTCACAGACATGCTGCCATCTTCCAGGAAGTTCACCAGGACAATACTTCGGAGGGAAAGTTAAGTTCAGAGCagatttgcaaaagaaaaacccaaaggcCCATAAAACTGTGGAAGAAGCAATGGAATGAGAGGCATCACCAGCCCCAATAGGCAATTACAAATAGGAAATAAGAACTTCCCTGTTTAAAATTAATCCCCTCACTACCAAACGTTTATAAATACTCATTCAATAAGTAttcactgggcagcctgggtggctcagtggtttagagccgccttcaaaccagggcgtgatcctggagacctaggatcgagtcccacatcaggctccctgcatggagcctgcttctccctctgcctgtgtctctgactttctctctctcctctctctccctgtgtctctcatgaataaataaatcttaaaaaaaaaaagaagtattcacTGAGAATCCTACATATCTAGACTTTTTTGTCTAGCCTAAAACCAATCATTGGGGGATGCAGTTAAAGCACTGAAGAATTATAAATGGCTTAAATGtgtatcagaaagaaagaaagggtacAGACTTAATTTTAGAGTTAAACAACCTGAAGAACTCGCATTCAAAGCAGaccaaagaaaataacaaagcacAAAATTGacgaaatagaaaacaaaagagttAATAACATGATCATCAAAGCCAAATGTTGGTtcttaaaacatgtaaaattcaCAAAACTCAGGCAAGATTAattagaacaggaaaaaaaagacacatacaaATAATGTTAGAAAGAAGGTAGCAAAGATTGGCAGTTTAAAGTATCAGGAACAAATTTATGCCAATAGTCTcgaaaactaaaacagaaaacttcctagaaaatataaatttctacttctgagaaaatataaatttctacttCCCGTGGAGGGGGGGGAAAAAGGCCCAATTTTACCAACAAATTATATACAATTTTcaaagtttaaacattttttctaagattttatttttaattaatctccacacccaatcggagcttgaactcacaatcccaaaatcaagagttgcatgctctaccgactaagccagccaggcaccccaaggttcaaacatttcttttttttttgttttttttttgttttgttttgtttttttttggttcaaaCATTTCTGACCTGACCAAATTCTTGTAGACACTTTAAAAGGACTGTACCTTAACTCGTTTAATAAGGCTAATATAATCTTGATACCAAAAGCAGAGaagatgattaaaaatataaaaactacaaGCTAATCTCACTCATCAATACAAATGCAAAACTCCTAACTAAACAAAATATATGATGTGATGTGAATTTCACTTGTGTGGTCCTCTTCCCAAAGTCTATAATCCCAGGCTATTTATGAGAAACCATCACACAAATCCAAGTTGAGAGATGTTCTACGAAATACCTCACCAGaactcttcaaaagtgtcaatGTCATGAAAAACATGGAATAACTGAGAAATTGTCACAGTTCAGAGGAGACTAAGGACACAAGACGATTAAATGTTATATGGGATCCTAcattggatcctggaacagaaaaaggcaAACAATTAGTGGAAAAACTGTTAAAAGCCAAATGATTGCAGTTTAGTTAATGTAATTTTAGTTCTGAGGAATGTACCATGGTTGGGTAAGATGCCAACAATTAGGGGAGGCTGGGTAGATGGGTCCTCTCTGCActcttttctgtaaatctaaaatcattCCAAAATAAAGCGTGTGTCTGTGTATCACCACCTTTAAAGTAGTCATGCAAAAAACAAATCTGATCCTAATCAAACCTCTAGATATGAATACCAGTTTATAGGAAATATGGAGGCTAAGAGACCATGTTAAACTACACCATGATAATACAATAAGCTAAATCCAGAATGTGTTCAATTCTGTAAGACAAATGATtccatttcttcaacaaataaatgacacagaaaactaaaaaaagagaaagtgcaaAGTCCTAGCTTAAGATACTTAGACCGCATTAATAAACCAATTAAAGAGATATTTTGAGACAACCAGGCAAACCTAAAAACAGACTGTTAATAATAAAGTTATTATTACTTTTGCTTAGTATTATGTTGTTGTGGTCGTTAAAAAGTCCTCAtctgctaaaagataaaaaggtATTTGTGAACAAAAGTATGCATCTGCAACTGGCTTAAAGATATTTAGAAGGGGAAAGTAAGGCTAGTGTCTGTTAAACTATTCTCTCTACATTCATGGATGTTTgagattttctaataaaaatgtagTAATAAGTGTTTCCCTTCTACAAACCTGGCTGGTCTGCCAAGGTAATCCATTGTTAGAACAACACTTGGATTCAAAGGCAATACAGTTCTTAGGTGTGAATAACTAGCCTTTCATTTATCTACTTCCTTAAATTGGACATGACATATGGGCCGCACAGAGGGGTGTCATCAGGATTTCAGGGAAGGAGGACCCATACTCACTTGGCAGAAACGGGGTCTGTGGTTAAAACCCATCCTTTATATTCCTTCTCACTGGCTGTCACTCTGACTTCTTTGTACGTGTAATCTTGCCATTCTAAGGGGcctttcttcatccattcattcatggcTGATCTAAAAGCATCACCAGTTCGGGTTAACATAGATGTTCCACTCAAGCAATGCCTTGCCCCTAATCTCCATCCTACAGATAGAGCGCATCTGTGATTTGCCTCACGGTCCCTAACAGGAAAATAGCTTATCAGCTATTTCACAACCCAGTCTGAAAACTAAGGAGACCCCGGGTTGCCACGGGGCCCAGCCTCGGGTAACTCATCTGGCTTCCTCGTTCTGGCCCATCCCCCACTGCCATGCGCGATCGCCTTCACCCCGGCTTCGAACTCCGGTCGGCAGGGGCTCAAACAAACAATTTAACTCTGCTCTCCTGCGATCAAAGGAGCTCACCCATCACCGTCAGCCACAACTGAGAAAGAAAACGTTGACACCCACCCACTAGCGCTCTCTAGCTGTTTCTCCGCTGGATTTGACCATTTCCTAGTAGTCCGGAGGCTGCACCAACCCGGGGGCAGCAGCAAAGGCTCTAGAGCGAGGCACATTCCGTAGCCCCGCTTGCAGCTGCATGACGCTTAGAACGGTGCTCAAACCTGGTGCTACTTAATCGTTTAAACCCACAAACGAGAGAAATACCAGGTAGAACTCCCAGCAGCGCCGAGCACGCAGCAACCACGCGGAGAGGAAGGAGGCACTCCGGCCCCGCCCACCTGAGCCCCGCCCACCTGAGCCCAGCGTGCTTTGCGCCGCAACGTCACTTCCTTCCCCCAGAATTCTCTGCTTTGTAGTCCTTGGTCATACCTAGAGGTCTGAGAGGCGCCAAGTGTGGGGGAATAAAGGCCAGGTGCGGGGTGCCGGCAGCGcctgaggtggttttttttttttttttttttttataagatttattcattcattcatgagagacagagagagagacacacacacaggcagagggagaagcaggctccacgcagggagcccgacgcgggaccgatcccgggactccaggaccacgccctgggccaaaggcaggcgctaaaccgctgcgccacccacctGAGGTTTTTGTATGGTGATAATAAGGCTCCTTGTTCCCCTAGAACCATCCCTCTTCGTTCTCACGATGGacatttcaacctttttttttttttttcaaccttttgtttttaaagaggagACGTCTCCTTCCAGTTTCTCGTTGACAGTATTCCTGGAAATGAAAGTGCTTTGGAGAAGAGCGATAGAGGCAAGAtctttggttggttggttggtgtAAGGCAATTAATACGTCTGCTCCTTTGGGATGTGCCCTTGCTACAGTCCTACTGAAGGTacagaagccagaaacaaaaagcACAGGATTGGCATGAATTCCACCTAGCAGACCACTGACTAGTGCCCTACTCACTAGGAAAGACCCGGCCTCTCCTCTAACTCCTCACCCAACCGCCCCCTCCCCGTGGAAAAGTGCAAAAGACTCGCTTCTGCCGCAGATTTCTGTTCTGGTATGCAGTTGGCTCCTGGCATGGTCCAGATAAAGTGTGATCCGGAAAGTGGTACATGGTGTTAAATGTTGAGTTTCTGCAAATGTGAACGCCAGAGGAGATTTACAAAAACTGAATTAGAGGACTCTCAAACCACAATGTAGAAAACATTGAAAATTAGCCAGCTTTTCCGTTACAACTTGGGATTTGAGTTCACAAAATCCTTGCAGTATATTGTGTCTTATTGCCATCATTTCAAATAATCCTTTGGCAGCCTTCACTTGTTGAGTGATTGGCTAATTATATTAATGTGGCTTTAGTAGACTCAGATTATGCCGGTTGAGTCCTCTGTAAATCTACAAAGAGCTAATATAAATACCAATcgggggtgtctggctggctcattcggaaaagcacacaactcttgatcatCAGGTAGTGAgcccaagccccatgttgggcatagagattacttaaatcaaaaacataaataaataccagTTGTTATACTGTGAAGTTGAATATATGACTTCATAAAAATTCAGTCCAAAAGAGCTTCAACCAATTGTGACAACTAGTCATTGGGATTTTAAGCCTTCTATCTGTACTGCAGAATCAAAGACTTTGGAAGCTAGTTTCAAACTTAAATGACACCCTTTTAAATTGATAAGACTAGGGCaatttcttccccttctcttccccccTCCTACATGAAGAATCATTCCCAGCATCTGATGATGTGAGTCACTGGCTGACAACAGGCTGAGCCAAGCCCACTCCCTAATGCAGGGTTACAGAAAGACCCTCTCCTGTAGTCCACCCTCAACAAGTTCAGATGTACCATTTCCTTTCCCCTGTCACCCCTTACCCTTGGTCCCCCTGGGGCCTCCCTTAGACCAAGTGATGTTCCTTCTCTTACATTTTccactttcctccctcccttccccttccctctcactCCATCTCCTTTCTAATGTCTACCTCCCCCTCAAAccttcacacatacacacttaacTCTTTCCTCTGCCAAGTGCAAAATTGCTTATTCTAGATTTTGGAgtacattttgtttaattttagcaagacaagtttgttttttaaagtaatctctagggatccctgggtggcgcaatggtttggcgcctgcctttggcccagggcgcgatcctggagacctgggatcgaatcccacgtcgggctcccggtgcatggagcctgcttctccctctgcctgtgtctctgcctctctctctctctgtgactatcataaataaataaaaattaaaaaaaaaaaaaaaaaagaaactttaaagtaatctctagggcagcccaggtggctcattggtttagcgccaccttcagcccagggcctgatcctggagacccgtgatcgagtgccacatcaggctccctgcatggagcctgcatctccctctgcctgtgtctctgcctctctgtctctgttcctctcattaataaataaaatctttaaaaaaataatctctacacacaacatggggtttgaactcaccaccctgtttaagaattgcatgctctaccaactgagccagcaaggtgccccagcaagaaacttttcttaaaagaacCTTTTCTTAACTGCCCTGAAGAAaattagaagttttaaaaaaaaagttgtcagtAGTTTTAGCACTGTTCTTTATCATGGTGCAAAGATAAACCTGCTCTGCCTGGCTAGACTATCACAATTTTATTCACATTGTTGACTATAATAGTAGGTAGATAAAGAATGTACTTATcatggaaaaaaaacagaagagtagGTAGAAAATGAGTGGGAGTGGGATAGATATTTGCTGAGTATATTTCATGCAAGggaagatcagaaaaaaaaaaaacaactctggtCATTTtggccccaattttttttaatgttctgtttttttcatttattcaacaagtagaACCCACTAAAAGTGtctattctttatttctatatttattcatcAATCATATATTGTGTAGCTATACATGCTACACTTTCTGTTAAGTagaaattcaaaaacattttaaaaatgtcttgccTTTGGGAAGCTGATGTCTCCTTGTACTTGTAAATGAGTAAGCTATCATTCTACCTGGAGGTGGTAATAAATGGGAAGGGTTGAGGAAGAGGTTCTTAGAGAAAAGCTTCCTAAAGAGGTAGCCCTTGAACTTGATTTATAGGTAATGAACCAACTGCAAAAAATTCTGTGTCTATAGGACACAGAACCTTACCAAAGGAGGTGTAGATGGGAGTGAAAAGCAGTAGACAGGGAGTTTTAGCAAGCTTGGTTTCAATTTGGTTAAATCTGTAATGTCCTGGTAAACTGGTTCTCCTGGGGAAAAAAGGGGCTTGATTTGTACTATTTGCTGATTTCTAaggtgtaaatattcccaccgTATCTGATTTCAAGGTACCAATGTTTTAAACAACTGTCTCAAAAAATTCCTCAGTATTTAACAATGGGCTATTTTGAGACAGTTTAAGCTGGTTCCTGCACACCACTGACTGTGTTC
This is a stretch of genomic DNA from Canis lupus baileyi chromosome 12, mCanLup2.hap1, whole genome shotgun sequence. It encodes these proteins:
- the GEMIN6 gene encoding gem-associated protein 6 isoform X2 encodes the protein MNEWMKKGPLEWQDYTYKEVRVTASEKEYKGWVLTTDPVSANIVLVNFLEDGSMSVTGIMGHAVQTVETVNEGDHGVREKLKHLFMSGDCKAYSPEDLEKRKNSLKKWLEKNHIPITEQGDSRRTLCVAGVLTIEPPYGPENCSSPNEIILSRVQDLIQGHLAASQ
- the GEMIN6 gene encoding gem-associated protein 6 isoform X1; its protein translation is MCLALEPLLLPPGWCSLRTTRKWSNPAEKQLESASGSAMNEWMKKGPLEWQDYTYKEVRVTASEKEYKGWVLTTDPVSANIVLVNFLEDGSMSVTGIMGHAVQTVETVNEGDHGVREKLKHLFMSGDCKAYSPEDLEKRKNSLKKWLEKNHIPITEQGDSRRTLCVAGVLTIEPPYGPENCSSPNEIILSRVQDLIQGHLAASQ